GAAAACAACTGGATTATTTTACTGTGTAATGTTATATTTGACATAGTGTGAGTGCTTGTCTGCAGCAGGGCCTTTTGCATATTTTTGGGTGGGGGACTCTTGAACTTTAAAAAAAGATTGTTATtgttcataacacacacacaggagcagaAATGTCATTACGCTTTGAAACTGCTGTCATAATTTTTAAATAAGtcataattttaaaaaaaaatctcaattaACACATTAGAGATCATTTTATGCCAAATCAATTTGCAAGTGAAAGTGTATTGGATGAAATTAAGATGTTTAGCCAAGGGATTAACCAAAATAGTTCAGTGGATTTATCCAAATTATCAGCCAAGAAGTTAAAAAAATATGGCTAGTGTTTGCTCACTAGCTGCTGGAACTTTGTCGAATGCAATACCACGGGTGAATCATTGTTTTCATGCAAATTGGCTACCGAAATTAAGAGTGTGACTTCTTAACCTAGAGCTAATTTGGCAGGCAAAAAGCACATACTGCATTAATGAGATCGGATTTATTTTCAATTAAGTTGAATTAAAATCATTTTTAAAGTAATTGTTTACTGTATATGTCTCCAGGAAGttttctgtgttgtttttgtgatTTTAGGTACTGCGGATACACAGAATGAGTTAATCATCAGGATTCTTATTTGCACTTAGGCACTGTTGAGGGGATTAGGGTTCTGGTTGCCATCCAAATATCAGCTTCAAAACACCTTCTGAAACATACAGTAAATGGATTTCTTTGTTTCTGACAAGATTGTTACTGTGTGTATTCTGACAACAATGGAGTCACTGTTGATAGACACACCAAACAAAGGAAACATATAaacatatttcaaatcaaatcaaactttatttgtcacatgtgccaaatacaacgagtgtagaccttactgtgaaatgcttacttacaagcccttaaccaagagTGCAGTTTCCATCTACCATGATAATTTATTTGATATAATTCTGTTATTAGCATTGAACATGTACACTGAgtaaacaaaacattaagaatccctgctctttccatgaaataGACTGACCAGTTGAATCTAGGTGAAAGCTCCGataccttattgatgtcacttgttaaatccacttcaatcagtgtagattaaggggaggagacaggattaaataaatatttttacaTCTTGAGACAACTGACACATGGATTGGTTAtgcgtgccattcagagggtgaatgggcaagacaaaatatttaaatgcctttgaaaGTGATATGGTAGTGTGTGCCAAACgcacaggtttgtgtcaagaactccaacgctgctgggttttcacactcaatcgtttcctgtgtgtatcaaaaaaatagtccaccacccaaaggacatccagccaaattgacacaactgtgggaagcattgcagtcaacatgagccagcatccctatggatgACGTGTCCCTAATGGTTGGTATACTCAAGTGTATATTTGGACAAGGCAAATTCTCCAGTGTCTGGCTGACTTGGTTTTTACCAATCTGCCTGGAAGGTTTGTACTGGAGTGGATCTTTAAAAGATCACCTGCCAGAATTTACGTCGGGCCTTTACGAACTATCACACTAACTAGGCCTGCCTGTTGAAGTAGACCTGTGTAAAATGTACAACTTGCTTAATCGGAATGACTTTTGAATAAGTTTGTTTCGTTTTCAATTGTATGTTTGCTCACTTTGTTTGAAGTAATTCACTGGTTTACGTATCCTACTCCACCCTTACACGAATGCAGACAGACAGCACGAACGCAAGCGCCAGACTCGTGTGGCTGTCCTGAACGAGGGGGCGGTGGGGTGTCGTTGCGTCATATCACCCGCCTCGCTCTCATTGGCCGACACTACTCACCCGACACAGCTGTGATTGTTTTCTGCAGAGGAAGTCTGTCTCTGCTATGAGGTCTGCTGTTAGGAATTATATAGaagctttttctctctctcacccaaacGATGATGTGACCAAACACCGTGATAACAGTCTGAGAGCAGCAAAACGCACAGCATTGTCGGATGAACAAAATCGGGTCTCGCTCGATCAGACAGTGTGAACGTCTGGAGAACAAGGTAAGAAGAGATTATATCTGCAATTATATCTGCTTTGCTATTGTCAATTGATAGGATAATCATAGCGAGATTGTGGTAAATCAGTTTGAGAAAAGCATGGGCTACAAAGGTCAGTCTGCTCTAGACACAAACAGTCTTCGATTAGATCCAATTTAATGAGGCATACCTGTGTTAGCTACAATCTAATAACGCATCTGTTGTTCTCCAGCGCTGAAGTGCCAAATGCCAAGACCAGAAGAACACTGCTGGAGACGCTCTTGTACATCGAGGGTGGAATCTAAGAATTATTATAGGGAAAACTGGGTCGCATCGAAGGCTGAagaaatgatgtcaattatcaCATCAGTGCTTAGCAATGTATACGGCTCGCTGCACAGTGTGCAAACAGCAAACTTAATCAGACGGGGTCTAGTCCTTTTCACCGTGGGAGTATTTCTTGCATTGGTGCTCAACTTGCTACAGGTTCAAAGAAATGTGACTTTGTTTCCCGAAGAGGTGATGGCAACTTTGTTTTCATCGGCGTGGTGGATTCCCCCTTGCTGCGGCACGGCAGCTGGTGAGTTGTTACTTTTCCAAAAACCTATAGTTTATCATTCTGTCTGAGTGAATAAGATTGCTATGTAGGCCTACTTCTAATTTGGAGAAAGGAATGTGAATTGGGCTTTTAGGGGGGAGCTTGTGTGTTTCATGATGCCATTACAGGCTACCAACTATAACCTGGACTACATAATAATTTAGTTTTTTTCCATCATAATCATTGTTATTATCCATTATGTAAGTGTTCTCGCAGCCACGAGGTCATTAAATGATGAGTGTTTTGTCTGGGAAAACCATACAGTAGTATTTATATTGCCCTCCAATGCTCCAATAGGCTTCCCTAGAAACAGCCGGACATAGAGAGTCATTATTGGTGTGCTGTGTTTTCATTGGCTGCTTTCATAACGGGTGAGCTGTGGAGGCGGTCCATAATTGGCTGTTGCCTCGAACATGCCACTATCGAAAAAGAGAAACAAGGAAGTCGTGTGCACTGTGCAGTCAGAATGAAATAAATTATTTTCACCACCAACCCGTCCCCCATGTTCTTGAGAAGTAGGATACAGTGGTTCACACTTAAAAGaaatacaaatgtaaaaacaTTGAGACAATTGATCCAACGTTTTTAATTCAGTGATATACTACAATGTTCCAGACTTATCTTTTATCACTCGGTTGCAGACATGTTTGTGCAAGGACTGATAAGAGAGAAATAATCATGTGTGCCTGAAAGTGAAACTAGAAAGCAATCATGTTGTTTGTTTCATTTCTGCCATTTTTTTAACCCCCAAATTGAAACTCAAAGAAATTCAGAATGTTCAAGCCCTTAAAACAACATGAGCCAGTTTGATTTGTATGTAGGCTATTCAGTGATGTACTAACTCAAATGTCCTTTCTGCAGCTGTTGTTGGCCTGCTATACCCCTGCATCGACAGCCATCTTGGAGAGCCCCACAAGTTCAAAAGGGAATGGGCCAGTGTCATGAGATGCATTGCAGTATTTGTTGGCATCAACCATGCCAGTGCTGTATCCTTTCTATAACAATGTCACAATGTGCACACTCTCATGTTATCTCAATCAAGAGACGGACTGACACATATTTACACCAGTGATGTTTAGCACGTCCAGAGCTTAAACAAGGGTGTTGTGGACTAATTCATGTGTAATACATAGATGAGTAATATTCTTTGATTAGTTTGATATACACTCCTTTTGGGGGCCATGAGCAAGATTTGGTCGGgagccccccacccccaccttgcAGGCAAAACATTTTAATGCCCCCTCTTGACAAtgaattttgtttattttttagtGCACAAATGTATTTTCTGCAATTCTTCACATTTTGCCATAACGTATTCCATGTTCATATGATATCTGTGTgaaaaatcaatgggggcccctggaggtcaggcccCTGAGCACATGCCCTGCATGCCCGGTCGTTAATTTGGTGATGATTAGGCCTACTGCAAGGTTTAGATAGCTGGCGAGACTACCTTACCTAGCAATTGAGTGACTGGCATAACAAGTGAAAAACTGCTGATGCGCTACCAAATTTttgtaagttgagaccccgatgGGGTTCCTATTTTTAGGTTGAGGGCCCCCATGCGACCTCTGGGCCAAACACGCAGTATGT
This genomic window from Oncorhynchus gorbuscha isolate QuinsamMale2020 ecotype Even-year linkage group LG07, OgorEven_v1.0, whole genome shotgun sequence contains:
- the LOC124039815 gene encoding insulin-induced gene 1 protein-like; this translates as MPRPEEHCWRRSCTSRVESKNYYRENWVASKAEEMMSIITSVLSNVYGSLHSVQTANLIRRGLVLFTVGVFLALVLNLLQVQRNVTLFPEEVMATLFSSAWWIPPCCGTAAAVVGLLYPCIDSHLGEPHKFKREWASVMRCIAVFVGINHASAKLDFANNVQLSLTLAALSLGLWWTFDRSRSGFGLGIGTAFLATVITQLLVYNGVYQYTYPDFLYVRSWLPCIFFSGGVTAGNIGRQLAMGGVEKLHND